Part of the Benincasa hispida cultivar B227 chromosome 12, ASM972705v1, whole genome shotgun sequence genome is shown below.
CAAGTATGCTTCTGTTCCTTTTACTGTTGACTTATTTGACACATCTAACCTGTTTTATAGACTCAAGGTTGTTCAAGTATTTCCCTGCGCATTTAACCTTTAGTGTTGGGTATAAATTAACAGAAAAAGCCAATATTTCCTTGTTAGTTTAACTATTTCCAGTAGGTTTCGAATTAGTAAAGTAGGGATTggtttattataattttttctttaataattcaACCCCTACTGGAGTTGGGAGGGTCGTTGAGGGATTATTGCTTTTTCTTTGGATAAGAGTAGGATTGTTTGCTCATGATTGACTCCATCAGTAATGTTCTTATGTTAGTCTGGGAGACAATTTTGATGCTTGAACTAGCAACCTGTGCtgaattttaagtttaaagaaaacaaaagaaaagaactAGGAAGGCAAACTTTTAAACATCTGGCAAACAACTTCGGTTTGACCATTTAGTACAAGATTGCATTCAGAAGATGTTAGCTTTCAATAAACCCCCTACCCAATCACTGCTATTATTTTTAGAggttattgtttattttatttttaatatatatatatggataaACCAAATCTCATATGGAAGACTGTTATCATCATTACTTATCaccttagaaacttaatatgcttttagaaatttaatagtggTTTCAATCATCACAATGCTTTCCGGTATTCCGTCATCGGTAGTCATTTAAGATGACAAAAACTTGTGATAATGTCTGCCCTTGCAGTATGATGCATTTGAAATGGGATTTATCACCACAGATGACTTCACAAATGCTGACATTTTGGAAGCAACCTATCCTGCTGTTGCAAAAAGGCTACTTGGTGATTGGAATTCTGATCCTGCTATTCCTATTGTTACTGGCTTCCTTGGGAAGGTCTTTCAATGAACCATTTTGCTTTATTGTTTGTTCATTTTGAAGGATTGGATCTTTTTTTAGTCTTGGAGATAATGCAATCATTTCTAtccaaaaagaagaaattgcAATCATGGGAACTTGTttcttttctagaaaaaaagttataatgcaatcattttttctttttttcaatttaaggGCTGGAGATCATGTGCAGTGACTACATTGGGAAGGGGTGGTAGTGATTTGACCGCTACAACCATAGGCAAAGCACTTGGATTGCGGGAGATTCAGGTTGCAGCATCTTATTAATAAGTTTTGGAATGCTGTTTCCTGTTTTGAGTTTAATAGTCTTTATTTGTTTAGAAGGGTGCTTCTAACCTTTaggtatttatttattattattgttttttttaattttcaaagttgtaaatataaattaattttgtgcCTTGTAGGTGTGGaaagatgttgatggtgttTTGACTTGTGACCCTAATATACATTCAGGTGCAGAACCTGTTCCCTTTTTGACCTTTGACGAGGCAGCTGAACTTGCTTATTTTGGAGCTCAGGTGATTACTTGCATTTACTTGGTGGCATTGTCAATCTACCTATTTGTTGACTTAGCTATGAAGTTTAAACCGTTATTTGTCTTAGTTAGTTTAGTTGGAGCATACTTTTAATATATCTGGctctttgaaatgttcaaactatatattactTTTCACTCGGCACTTTAATTCTACTCCTACCATtcctcaaattttaatttgctCTATTCAGGGGCTTTTACATACTTATGAAATAATACACGAAGGAACTGATTTGTGTGTATTGTTCTGTCATGAAATTTATTACTTTCCCTTGTTTGATTATTCAGAATCTAGGTGCATGATCCAAGTGGTATAGTTAGCCTGAGGTGCATAAATTGTGGGGTGATCACCACCTTTGATCTTCCTTTGTTCACCCTTTTTTGGTTCCTTTTGTAGGTCCTGCATCCACAATCGATGCGACCAGCTAGGGAGGGTGATATTCCCGTTCGGGTGAAAAATTCATATAATCCTCAAGCTCCAGGTACTCTCATCACCCGGAACAGAGATATGAGCAAGGTCCGTAGCACTTAGAtttcttgaaaatgaaaaactaaaGCTTAgtcttttcttatttaaaagaaagaaagaaaataaaaaaatagcttgTATAGTCTTGAAACGAGCTGTAACTTATCACGTTCTCAATTGCAGGCGGTATTGACAAGTATTGTTTTGAAACGCAATGTGACCATGTTGGATATCGTTAGTACTCGCATGCTTGGCCAATATGGTTTTCTTGCCAGGGTGAGGAGGGGGTCAATTCTTTTTCCTAGTGCCTTGATTGCATTATTGCTAAATTTTATATTgatatcttcttctttttctcctggTATGTGTGGGTCTTGTTTTAAGTACAGGTGTTTGCAATCTTTGAGGATTTGGGCATATCAGTCGATGTGGTTGCTACTAGTGAAGTCAGTTTATCCCTGACCTTGGATCCATCAAAGCTTTGGAGCAGAGAGCTTATCCAGCAGGCAAGCGTATGAACTATACACTCTGTTTATTTGTGATCTTAActttgtttttccatttttggttttccattttctttaacTGTTGCTCTCTCTTGTTTTGAACTGTTGCTTTCTGTCCATCTGTCTCTCTCagattttattttccttttatttctttcaagAAAATCTGGGTTTCTCCTCTGTTTTATTTGAAAGAACTAGAGATGTAAGCAATTTTGTTTGTTCTCTTCTcgttttaagttttaaaaaatttgtatttaaaatatttattcgTGTTAACTTAATCTTCTGTATGTTCTAATTTTAGTTTAGAACTATGAAACCATGGTATTGTATGTTTTTACTTATTTTCAAGTATTACATGTTCTTCATTTATATTTAGACTTAATCTGGCTctgttttttcaaaaattatcgtaatataacttatttatttatgtgCACATACTTCACTCAAACAACGCCTGAAGGTGATTGAGAGACTTATtgtgttttctttcattttgaaaatactGTAACATGTGTTGTATGAACAGTTTATCATGCTAGTTTTGGTACTTAACTCTTCATTTGTCATTTATGTTTGACAATCAAAATAATCTCAGAAGACTTCCCATTGATAGCTGATTAGCTTTACATTTATATCCTATTGGCAGGAGCTTGATCATGTGGTGGAAGAACTCGAGAAAATTGCCGTTGTGAAACTGCTTCAGCATAGATCAATCATTTCTCTCATAGGAAATGTTCAAAGGTCATCACTGATACTGGAAAAGGTGCGCATCTAGTATTACTCCCACTGATTCACACACACCGTGTCCAAAATTAGAAGGAAAAAGAACGTTTAATTCATACACTTTTATCGTGTCACACATGTTTCGAGCATTTCCAGATGTATATGTgcttcataaataaatataataagatttCATCCTAAAAGTTTCAAATATTATCTACCTGCATGATTTTGAGTTATCAAGCATCGTGTTGTTGCTTATTTCTAATGCATAACTTTTTGGCAGGCATTTCATGTTCTTCGTACCAATGGAGTAAATGTTCAAATGATATCCCAGGGTGCTTCTAaggtttcttcttttttccatACCTCACATTGAAAAGCCATTCTCATGATAAATCACTTATCCATCACAGAAGGGCATGTTTGATGATATACTTTTAatcattaaaaatcaattttgatgatattaaaattacatttaaaagtgtaaaaatttcctattaaattaattgtgtGATTAAAGGCGTGTTTTGGAGcgatttttaaatttgaaaatcactctcaaacatgcACAAAGTGCATCTAAGGTGTCTTCATTAGAATTCATATTTGAAAAATCGTCCCGTTTACCTCGAATTGACCCTCGAGAGATACTTAGGACCTGATACGTCTCTTGAAACTCCAGTCTTAAATGGATGATCTCGAGATTTTTGGGATGAATATTGAGCATAATGTAAGGAGTGGAATTCAATATCTtgattaataaaagaaaaaccgTTCTGATTGAAGGAGCTTGTTTTTCTAGACCAAATAAGAAATGTCATTACATGGACAACCTGTGGAAGGAACCTATATTTCCCAATTTATGTAACAAGATGTGTGGTACAgaaagcattgcaatgctgatTACCCCCATGGCTCTCCCAATTGCTCCTGTTCTGGAAATGCTTTTGTAGTAGGTTCAGCATGGTTCATGAAACTGTGTAAAATTTCATACTTTAATTTGGCtgtattacaaaaataaatctaaactTTGTCCATGTAGAAATGTAGAAATCCATTACGTCGTTGGACAAAAATTGAAACCTTAAACGGTGTGGTGATGACTTGGAATGAAAATTGAACTCAAACATCGCCATACAGTTCCAAGTCACTGCCACACAGATTTTAGGTCTCAATTTCAAATCCAAAGTTCTAACAAAATTctactatttttaaaatatttatgaagCATTAAGGTATtactaacaaattttaaagaatatgAGTATACTTTAAGTAAAAAGGCACAGTTTGAGAGAATTTTGTAATGTAGCTTCTTGATTTCTTTATATAGTTgattcattttattattcacTGGACAGGTCAATATCTCGTTGATTGTCAATGACAATGAGGCGGAACAATGCGTTCGGGCTCTCCATTCGACCTTTTTCGAGGTAGACGAACTCGATGTAGATGCAGGTTGCATATCTCAAAATGGTTCAGTCTCGGCCAGCAACACTGTGTGAGCATTGAAGCCCATTTTTTCGTCTTGAGAAGATGTATTTTTCCATATGAGGAAGGAGCAACCGTAGCAGTTGGTATATATTATATTGTCATTGAAATCGGGCAAGTTGAGTTACTTTCTTCTATTGGTTTGATTAGATAAACTGTGCTGCTAATagtttagtattttaattaattcaggaaaagagaaaattagGATTTATGGTTTATGGTGTACACTACTAAAGTTCCATAAATGTTTTATGTGCATTTTTATATCCTAGCCCATCAGTTGAGAAATATATATGAAGTAGTAAATCAGTACGTTCATTAGtgatgaataataagtcattaTTTCTTTCGAATTGATAGTAGTAATTTGACCATGCGATTTATGATCAATATTTTATGAACTGTTTCTCGTAGTTTTCTTTTAATGCTGATTAAAATTATTAGatgctattttatttttgataacCTACGCAATTGTACTTTATCTTTTTCGATTGGAAAATATATGATGTTCTTAATGTGTGCCTAATTATTCGAAtgaaaaaatgttaaactatttataaaaaatagtaaaaaaaaaataatgatagatACTATTAGAATAtatgttgatagaagtctatcagtttACTTATCGAAgttaattttactattttatgaaaatagtttttcttttcctttttttttttttttttgaaaatcccttaaaatttaacattttttgaaaatcatgaaaatgaattaaaaatatatcttaCGAAAAGGTAAGGTTGAGGAAGGAGAATATAATTTGGTCTCTAAGATTTGTATTTAGTTCCTATTTcgtcactttttaaaattagtattgtttttaagatttaaatatagtttttatttaaatgCTGGGCAGATTACGTAAAGGATGTGGTAATGGAATATGCAACACACCACACTTTTTTCCAGTCTTCCTTGGCGAGCGTCTAAAATTAGGTTAGGTCAATAATAATCTTCCCCATCTATTTCCCAAATTCATGTTTTGACTAAATTATAACCatgaaaaatggcaaaaactTTCTTTTACCTATAAATTAGATTCATCATTCTCTtcttcggaaaaaaaaaaaaaaatacaatagtttttagtcttttaagttttgggtttagtttatatttgatttctaaatttcaaaatgttacacacttatgagttttgtttcaattaggTCCTAAATATCAATATTTATACTATTAACTTCGATTTCGATTTCTctctaaatactcatttttagtaagtttttgacgttaatgtctattaattaatttaaagtgattatgaagtgaatttttaaatttaattctaatagtAGTGAAAagtagtgaaacttaattaattgaatcCTTTAATAGTttggaattaattaatataatacacTAAAGCTGATTgtgaatatttagtgaaaaacgagattgaaaatgtaaatcttgaaacttaaggacaaaattaaaataaaactaaaatctcgatggtaaaattgtaaaattttgaaacataaggactaaattgaaaccaaatccAAAGCTTGtaaaattgaaaccaaattcaatggtaaaattgtaaaattttgaaacataagGACTATATTGAAACCAAATTCGAAACTTAAGGGCTAAAACATTTTAGAACTTGGTggccaaatagaaactagatctATAACTTAGGAaccaaaaatattattttccctTATAGGGCAAAATACACTTTTTAatgtgtaaatcttgaaacatagggacaaaattgaaacaaaactcaaatctcaggAATAAAATCGCAATAGTTTGAAACATATGGACTagattgaaattaaattcaaaatttaaagattaaaaatgtaacattttgaaacctagggtccaaatagaaactagacctATAACTTAGGGACCAAAAATGTATCTTTCCTTTTATTTGTTATATGTTCAACCATATGTACGATACAAATTCGAACTTTTGACCTCGTCAAAATATACGCCTTTATTAGCTGAAATATGCTTATGTTGGCCATTTATCATTCTCTTGCAATTTAATTGATGAGTAACTTGTGATTTTATCAAATTGACAGCTTGTGGATGtgtgattgtaacaatttaTATAGTTCAAAAGtggtcctttttttttcctttccaattGCTGGTTTTAACAATTAATCATCATaggatgaaataaaaattaagaggAAGTTAAATTTTAGGTTGATTCTAAATACATGAAATTCTCTCTTTAAAGCCCTTAATTCTCTTGGGATATACatataaggttaaattataacaacaatatatttaaatttaatatttaatttcacacttttaaatgtaatttttatatcatcaaatttaattttgagttattaaaaacatgttttagggtaatttttaaaatatcagaagtaattttaatcattttaaaactCCTATCAAATATGACCTACCATATGAATGCAGTTATATAAATCATTCTTTTTTATGGCTAAtactttttcaaaaaatataaattatatagtgcgtttaacctatagttttattaactgttttttttagaaattagacATGATGGATCACGTGTCTATTGTAATTTTGGTGCTGAATATGTAAATTATAgatgttattattatgttttccAATATTCCTTGAAATTACATTTTATCTGGTTGGTTTAAAATCCATatactattttaatttgttgtGTTATTTCTTTTAGTGGAAGTTTGTTAATTTTTAGACAAACATAGCATGAAATTTTAATCATGTAAAGCAGATCTTAAAAGAATATAACaaatgaatttttcaaaaaggaatttaaaagggaaaaaaaaaaggaaaaagaaaaagaaacaaaggaaTATTCAACTCTCATTAATAACATAAGACTATTTTTCTGGTATTCCTTTTGAATGGTCAATCCTGAGGTCAACGTTTTACTTTTACTTTTGTCcaatttgtttttcattttaattgtttttaagTAAATCAATGATGAAAATCGACCATTAAATCTCTAACCTCAAATAAAGAATTATCGTTCGACTCAGATTCAATACGACCTCGTTTTAATTTCATGTTGTTGATTCGTGGTATAGATTCTAGACTatgtttttgagttttatcaaattataagaataaatttaagtgttaaatcacacaaattaaattataactttCTTCTGATCGTAGAACTAAATTCTAAATGATGCCTTCGAAATTGATTTTATAAGGGCTTAAAGTAATTATGTGAAAATTTTAACTCTTTGCAATGTTTGGTAAAATTGACTATAAGATAATTTAAAGCAATCACTTTTTTCAATTGTGTTAGAGCATGTTTGggagtaattttaaaatagttaaaaacttaaaatcacttttatcatttttaaaattttcgatGGCAAAATTCGGGCAGAAAAACTTTCACGTGCTTTTGACAGTGAATTTATAACTTTGGGAAGAAAAAGGACCTGCaagacaataaaataaaatatcagtGTGATATATGTCACAAAATATTCGATGCTCAAGTCGGTATTTAGCAAAGATCAGAACAAGCTAGAGATTGGGGAGAAGAACTTACCTTTGGATATGCCTATGACCCCTTATTTATAGTGTGGTGGCTTTGGATTCCTAGTCTCAAAGAGGAGTAAGAAAGGTTAAAGGGATTAGGAAACGTCAATTCGAATCAGATAGGGAAACTTGGACCATGGCCCATGAGGGGAACCTTTTTTTAGAGGGAAAAATGTTCATCTAGGCCTCTGAGGCCGAGGAGGGTAAATTGGGCCAAATGGCCCAACTTGCCTCATCCTCGGGCATGTTGGGTTATTTGGCCCAATTTGCCCCGTCCTTGGAGGTGGGCAAGTTGGTTGCCCACCTCGCCTCGCCCTCGGCCGAGAAAGGTAGGTTGGTCTCTTTTGGCCCAACGCCTCTCATTTTCTTCCTTCCTCCGTTGCCCCATTTCTTACACTTGTTCTTGTCTTCCTCATGATTTTTAGTCTGAAAATGACCTATAACAAAAATTATCTAGAACTACTTTTAATCcattaaaatcaattataatAGCAAGAAATGCATTTTAAAGTGttaaaataaatactaaattgattttgagtgattaaaaatATACTTTCGAAATGATTTTGAATACGACAAGAGTGAtttcaacaatttcaaaattacttccGGACATGCATTTGGTTTCTAATCATATAAGTTTTTGAGATTTACCCACTAAAAAATTCCATGCCTCTACTCAACTAATTATTAAGAATTTTATTCCATCCCTATTTTAcaatacttttttcttttacatttaaacacatatttactttattatgaacaattattttaagttaaaacaatCCCAAAATAAACCTAAAtaataagtttaattaaaatttgattttcagatTTCAGGAACAAAAgcatattttcctaaatttcaaatttcgcatatgaatttcataattaaataataggGACTATATATAGGttgaattaaggagattttctGGATTACCAGAAAATTTGAGTTGGTCGAATTGGCTATCCGAATGAtgttaggttgggttggattggactgtcagcttgtttttttttcttcttttttaatatatattttttattaacttaaaatacttaaatttgtaacacatattaataactaaaatttcatcaaaactcaaatgttaaatgtcaaaattcaagatatttattacaaactttaaacaaacaccataaaaaaaatataaatacttttctaataatattagaaattcAAGTTAAATTGGGTAagtccaaattttaaaaaatgtaatcCAAATCCAACTAAAtccaaaaaatataaaatattaaactcaacccaaaattaaaacttaccCCACCTAACCTTAGACTAAGTAGTCCGAATTATTTAGGTTTGTCCTA
Proteins encoded:
- the LOC120067707 gene encoding aspartokinase 2, chloroplastic-like isoform X1 yields the protein MEGALNLLGGVTICPASTRCQSLLSPRLHFVSSIAQSAGLYTNCKRFSCRRVGSRVRCERNVADVLDRKVTESRSSGENEQQFTCVMKFGGSSVASAERMMEVAELIRSFPEERPVIVLSAMGKTTNKLLLAGEKAVSCGVTNASDIDEMKFIKELHLRTADVLGVDRSIIANHLDELEQLLKGIAMMKELTLRTRDYLVSFGECMSTRIFAAYLSRIGVKARQYDAFEMGFITTDDFTNADILEATYPAVAKRLLGDWNSDPAIPIVTGFLGKGWRSCAVTTLGRGGSDLTATTIGKALGLREIQVWKDVDGVLTCDPNIHSGAEPVPFLTFDEAAELAYFGAQVLHPQSMRPAREGDIPVRVKNSYNPQAPGTLITRNRDMSKAVLTSIVLKRNVTMLDIVSTRMLGQYGFLARVFAIFEDLGISVDVVATSEVSLSLTLDPSKLWSRELIQQASELDHVVEELEKIAVVKLLQHRSIISLIGNVQRSSLILEKAFHVLRTNGVNVQMISQGASKVNISLIVNDNEAEQCVRALHSTFFEVDELDVDAGCISQNGSVSASNTV
- the LOC120067707 gene encoding aspartokinase 2, chloroplastic-like isoform X2; the encoded protein is MEGALNLLGGVTICPASTRCQSLLSPRLHFVSSIAQSAGLYTNCKRFSCRRVGSRVRCERNVADVLDRKVTESRSSGENEQQFTCVMKFGGSSVASAERMMEVAELIRSFPEERPVIVLSAMGKTTNKLLLAGEKAVSCGVTNASDIDEMKFIKELHLRTADVLGVDRSIIANHLDELEQLLKGIAMMKELTLRTRDYLVSFGECMSTRIFAAYLSRIGVKARQYDAFEMGFITTDDFTNADILEATYPAVAKRLLGDWNSDPAIPIVTGFLGKGWRSCAVTTLGRGGSDLTATTIGKALGLREIQVWKDVDGVLTCDPNIHSGAEPVPFLTFDEAAELAYFGAQVLHPQSMRPAREGDIPVRVKNSYNPQAPGTLITRNRDMSKAVLTSIVLKRNVTMLDIVSTRMLGQYGFLARVFAIFEDLGISVDVVATSEVSLSLTLDPSKLWSRELIQQELDHVVEELEKIAVVKLLQHRSIISLIGNVQRSSLILEKAFHVLRTNGVNVQMISQGASKVNISLIVNDNEAEQCVRALHSTFFEVDELDVDAGCISQNGSVSASNTV